Below is a window of Glandiceps talaboti chromosome 15, keGlaTala1.1, whole genome shotgun sequence DNA.
aatgaagaaaagaaGTTGGTTTTAAGACTAAGAGTAATGCTGCAAATAACAAATTCATCTAAACTGACAATCaaaattgtaatatataaaattgtaatatatttataataatatattattcaatCAGGTATTTTACACACAGCTTGAAATTGAAGTAATAATTCATATAGTAGGACCAGCACAATGATAAAATCTATGAACTGtgacattttcacattttcagaTTATTAACATTAGTCGAGGACCTACATGTAATCCTAAGAATTACCATGATTAGTTTGGCAAGACTCCAATGCAGAATGAAGAAGGTAGAGTTAGAGTTATCTATCAAAGTTGTTGGGCGACAGAGCTTATCAGATAAGGAGTTCTCCGACATGCACTCACTAAGAAAAGGACAAGattattaatattgttattattatgaatatGATTATCATACATTTAGATATTATGCCAAATATTTCCTTTCATTCAGGCAAGGGAAAATAAGTGACTTAAAGATCACTGTCTCTACAAATCACTAGATaagtgacaaaaccctttggtcacgagtattttccagccaaatgaagtaaaatgttggggaataatataattataccttctcaaacataatttatgaaaaatcagatATGAGTTGTTTTGACTTCTATTTTGAGCACCACataaccagtgatgtagacaacAGATGTTGTGACACATAGAATGACCTGGGTAGagaatccatattttctgttcaaaaacaataacttggcttgtgtgatgttatacatgtaatctgtTTTATTCTGTGTTCTGCATCTAGTTGTTATGATACtgagtgtacatgtagagtaaagatgaaacaatatatacttgTACTTCAATACTGCAGACATCAAGAGgtacacttacatgtactcTAGTTCTATGTGAacacattttttcttttttccctCCTTTTACATAATAACTATTTTCTATCTAATATATTTCAGGGCAATATTTTACACTATGGTTCCTGTGGTACGATACAGGTCAAGTGCTCTCACTCTCTGCTCATGTGGTTGGATTATTATAGCAGTGACaccatacaatgtattattatgTTGATATCACTGTAATACTTGACAGTTATCATGCTGCATTTGAATAGAATTGGTAATCTTCTCAGCATTTGTAAAGGAATGTTTGAACACCTGTCATATTCCCATTTTCACATTGACATGATGATATATAGTCATCCACAAAAAGCCTTTAGGAAGCACAGTAAACATGATGGCACTATAATTGAACAATACTGGggtatgacaatattttttatgCATTTATCGCTagtttgaaaatatgtatttctctgtAATTTTGTTATGTAATTGAAGGACCATTAGTATCAATAGTCGTCTTGACATATTAATTGAGAATATTATTATAAGTGATTGactattttatgtaaatgacaaATTTGTCTGAGAATAAAAATATCCTTTGCTGCCGGATGTGAACTGGAACATTATTTAACAGTAACTAACACAAGGGTACCAGCAACTGAAGTAGCTTtgtgtattatacatgtaaatgtatctacatgtaggtgttcGTCACATGAAGTTCCATGCCGCCATATGGTACAAAAGGTGGTTTGGTGAGCACTATTCCATAACAGATTTCTCAGAATGGTTTTCACATTATATTTCCAAAggatttgaaatgaaagaactgtATGCATTTACTTGTTTATTAGTTAATGTAGCCattcatttaaaacaaaatatatttgtaagttATTAAAAGAATGGGTGGTAATCATTTATGAGAACAGCAACgatattgtaaacaaataagTCATCATTTGTCAGAAATTGTATTATACAATACCTGTAgataaatcaaattattttcatgatttgaatatattatcttCATATAAATAATAGTTCATTTTTCAATGCAACACAATGAGAATTAATGAATCTaatatcattaaatgacataTGACAGTTTAATATACAGTTTAGATTAATTACTTCCCCTACACAGGACTATACGTTACGTCATGACATATTAACCACCATTttatatgtaataaatacagTGTTGCCTTTGTTGCTAAAAAGTTCAACTTATCAAGTTACTAATAAAGAATATCGACTGTTCACTATATGTATGTCAGGATGATTTTTGTTACTGCTGACATTATTCGTTGACCATCCATGTCGgtttcatcaatgttttgacatatttttgcCAAACTAAACAATTGcatgaaaatttgttgtttctttagcTGATCCCGAGACATTGTAAATTAAACATTCATGATTCTTTAGgtatttgatatgcaaatttaaatgttaattttgttgtGTATGATTAATACCACCATACTGTAAATGCTAAATACACACGTACACCCCCATCTACTGCTACATTTTCAATTGAGTTGTATTCAAATGTTGATTAATAAAACATCGGCCATTACAAGGAAATAGTACTCACAATAGAAATcactaaaataaattatatttcatagaATGATCAATCACGCTTTCAAATAATGTGATGAGTGTTTGCACTTAGATGTTGGATCAACAGAACCATGATATATTTTACGTCTGTGAAAAAGTAAATTCAATTATTGTACaacattgaaataaattttgactTAAAAGGTCACTTCAgacttaaaaataaaatgaagtcattttcagaCCAAGAGCAACCttttctttgaatattttgaccaaaTCTCTGTCTTCAGCTTCACCTGTCAATGGAGGTGATGGTCACATGACTAGTCACATGACCCATGACTGGTGACAGCTGATGATGACCAAGAGATTTGgcagaaatatttgaacaaacaaataagcTTCTCTGAATGTGGAAATAACCATCCACGTTGGAACTAGAATGAGAAAACAACACTTTACACTACTACTATTCAGTGAATCATTTGATGGAGACAGTGTAATTGTAACATGGAAATTGTTCATTTATAATGGGATCTTTGCGAAATTGATGATGAAGAAATAATAAAAACTGTTTTCTAGTTAGTTATCCTAATTCATGACAATGTCTACATTTAATAATGATGGATACTTTTGAGTTGTATTAAAAAGGTCTATGAAAACacataaaattacattttgtcattgataCAGGAAATCCATGTATCAGGCCTTTCTTTTAGTTCAAATGGATAAAAGCATTGTACAGGAATTTTAGGTTGTGCAATTCAGAAACATCTCTATTCTTACTACAATGACGTAAAGATAGTCAAAATTATCTAAATTGCCAAAGCACATCCATTAACCTGTCACTGTGACATCAGTTACTTTAGGACAAACTTAACTAATCCATTAGGAGAGCTACTATTCAAATACTACAGTGTGCTGTAAATTAACAGCAAAGAAGACATTCTCTGTAACATTCAAAGCTTTTAATGTGGTTTCCTAAAAGCCTGTTGAAAACTGACTAAATTTCAAGATGGTTTATAAAAAATTAACTTTaatgtgtatgcaaatgaaatactgAATATCTTGATGTACTACTTAAGTCATTTTAGAATGTTTACTGTGGGGTAGCCATGGTTACTTCGATACTGTTTctgtctttttttcaaaaactaatCACTTTATAGACTACACTTTGTAACTATACATCTTATTCATTTTGAGCTAAAACATCTATGAAGGAGATCACAGTTgctatgtttgttttgtattcttcCTGTCATAGAATTCTTGCATGTCCTTGTACCCAAGTATGGGAAATAAAACCTTATTCATAATCAACCAGTTTTACTGAGGGAGTTCATCATTTGGTTCTGTACATTTCAAGAAATATCCATATGGTTTAAAATTTCATCATCATATTTTTAGTTATGGACACTGCAAGTACACATGACACATTGACAACTGGGAATCATCTTGTCACCTGACATTGGTCATTCTCAAATTTTACCTTGGAAGCTGACAACTATTAAAACACAGTACAACAAGAAACTactatctatcaagtaaaaccAAAGTAAAGTCAAAAAATGACTTCAGCTCAAGGTGACTTTGCTCTTCTTTGTGGCTATCCTTCCTTCTGTATTTCTCTGTAATAGTGTGAAGTATTACTGAAGCCAAATAACCAATCGATTCAGACTCACTGATTACAAAAATGGCTTTATGTTGTACATGGTTTACCACATCGgtaacatatatgatatatatatccTCTTCCACCTAGACACCTAGTAACTACTTtatcaaatactagtatacaaagTAGTTGTTGACATTAAGCCTCTGACCACAAAGTCACAGTGCCATTTGAACTGGCTGACCTATAGGCAAGTGCAATTATTCTATTGTAAACTAAACATTTTACTATTTACATTCAATTCCTGTCTTTGCTGAATTACATATTCAGTTTTGATAATTCCACAATTTTAGCCAAATGTTTTCATATCAGATCACCTCATCTTGCCTTCTATACTGCCTCATTCAGATGTTCATATGAACACCATCATCAAATATCTGACCAGTCTGCATACTAGATATTGAAGCAAAGTAGTTACTTGATATGCTGGACAACATCACCTTTTCAAAATTGCATATAACATACCCAATCATCTTACACAATCTGATCTGGAAACCCTAGGAATATCCAAATAATTCTACTAATCCATCAAGCAGTTACATGTATTGAGTCTTAAGTCTTTTGATTAAAATGTCAGTTTAGACCAATCTCCTACACTGAGATCACCTTGCCTTGCACATTTTTGTTTTGGATTGAATTTGCCTTGTATATTTCTCCTGACCCTAGCTTTGTGCAAACAAGTGgaacattcacacatacattcTGCATGTAAAAGGTCACACAGTCATGGTATATTTTTAGTACACATATTGCTGTACAACATTCACTGGTATAATTTTAATAGTAAATTAGCTCATGTGATCagcaaattatatttcaaatactaGTTGTCTGTACCCCTTTGGGACCAAAAACCACAAAAGATAGAACATTTCCATGgactatataatattatggatttcaaaatgtgtgcaaaaaatgtacatttatttagcATTTGACAATGTAAACTATATACAATAAGTACAGTGTATGTCAATTTGTTCCCTGACCTAATGCAATCTAAAtgtggtatttaaatattataatgGAAATTTGTGAAGCTATTAACAAAACCTCATGTTaagatattttattaaaatagtTTTCCATTGTATGTTTCAGAAAATGAGAGCTACATGTTTCAGTCAAACATTGATCAGAATATGTGTACTATCTTGAAATTAGACTATTTTAACCATTAGGTTACACTTGATTGCACACATTTACAGTTTAAAATATGAATTCTATGTATTTCCACTAATCTatgtacaattattttattatcttttatttttattaacaaTAATTACAAAGTCCTTATAAGTTATAATGGAAACACAGTGTCATCGAACATACTGTCAAAAAGTGAAAAGTTCACTGAGAAACAAACAGTGTCAGAAAGAAATTGGTGACAACCTATCAAGTATTCAAGAGATAAAATAGCCCATCATTTCAAACTATCCTCTGGTTGGTTGAAATTTATAGCAAAATTTACATCTTCAATAATTTCCCCTGAGATATCATGTACACAGTTACCCAGATCTATAAATTTCAGAGACAGATAGGTTTGATATGTCTCTAGAAAACTTAACAATTTGCCATCTTTCTACAGACACAACAAAGGGATACATTACAACACAACAAATTACAGGACTGGACAGTTGAAAATGATTCTCTCTTGACAATTTACAGATAGACATTTAGCTAATATATTACAACTATTATGTGTCAGACATTTGTTCCTTTTGAGTGCCATACATCAATGtgaaaataacatacatgtagcaacataGCTAACAAAAAGAATTGAGGGTACaggaatatgtaaaaaaaataaaataaaaaaatatatgtatatatatatatataacaaaatatacaaaccTCTCAAATGATTGTCTGGGTGCTCTGCAGGTGTTCGCATGATATCCATGAGATGGTGCTCCAATGCTGGGAACTTCATGCTATCATAAGTCTGGCTGTTGTGATCCTATggtacaaaatgaaaacaacaaaatccAATATTGGTGGAGTCAGTAAATCGTTTGCTGAATTAACTTGCAGTATGCAATTACACAATaacaatttgtttaattttaaaataggaTCTGAGCCTGAACAATGCTGGGAAATATTTTATGTCCATTGTAAATAATACTACAAATAGTTAATAAACAAAGAGGTTGAACTGCTATGCAAGATCTAGTACATATTATATTGGCTAATTAAGATTTTTAACACAGAATCACTGTATAATATTCTAACTTTTAACATGTTACCTGTACATACTGTGATACATATAACTAGGTATGCACTGCGGTTAAAGGTTTCCCTATCACCCTTGGCAAAAAATATCATGCAGAttgtataaacaaaacaaagggCACTATGTCAATGGTAGCTATCAGAGAACAAAGCAAAGGTAAGAGGTCAACTTGATATCAACAACTGTACAGCCAAGGTAAAATATCCTGCACAAAAGCTTGTCTGTCCAAAGTTATGATGAAAAGAATTTGAGGTCATTCTACAACACAAAATACTTCTTAATGTAATTTAATTTCcacaaatcaaaatggctgccatacTTCACCATTTCCCCTGAAACAGACTGTGAACACTAAGTTTTCTTGTTACtcttaataaacaataaactgCATGGTCACAAATTTGTATAGGGCAGATTTTATTACAGACCTAGTCCTGTGAGTTCTATAATATTTGTCTGAAACTTGTACTCTTCATTAAGTGTGGTTGTTACATCTTATGGCAATATGAATAACTTTGTTACCTTCGGTACATTTGGTGGGAGACTTAACAGTATATAACTACTACATCAGCATAACTGATGAATGTGTCCCATAGAACTAGACAAATTAAAAGGGTACCTCAGCTGGATTTAATTAATAATTCATTATCCCATAATGTGTGGAAAGCCTTTCCTATTGATTTGTTACTGCTATCACAAAACAAAGGTGTGCAAAGTGAATAAAAACATCCTTAACCATCTCAATATTGCCAAATTTCATCATGAATGCAAATTCATCAACTAGTAATAGCTTATATTCTTCTCTTCTTTTTATTGTATTGTGAGCTTACTTTCCAAATTTTAATCAAGTATTTTCAACAATCATGTTGGGGCATACAGCAACTGTCAATACATCCTAAAGAGTATTCCATTTAAATAAAGAACTGATTGCACATTCAATTGCAAAGTATTGAGTATGTTGGTAAATTCTTCACCTGGTCAGTACATATTTTTTTGGCTGATGTATGAATCAAAGACAAAACTTTTTCTGCATAAATTACTTGCATTATACAACAACTTTAAAAgacgagaatgaatgttcatggactctgggttcatacttcaTAAAGAACATTTCTCTTCACGGAATCAAAACATTACTTGGAAGAGAATTTAGCATCTCTCTCCTGTGACATAATGGTGGCCCATTTTGGTACACGCCTGGCAATGCTCACAAGATGTCAGCGAAGGTTTGGGATTTGCtaccaagaaatattttgactctgtgagtagaaattttcataacTAACTTTGAAAGAGTTTCCACACGTGTAGAAATGTTTCACAATCTATGAGTCCGCGCGTGTAGAAATATTCCATAATCTACGAGGACAacatttacactgtacatgGCCATTTCTGCTTGGCAGTATCAAAATATTTGCAGCTTTTACACTTAAACCAAGATCCCTGTTGTGATCTACATTCTTATGTGATAGGGGTTTCTCACTACATGCATCTTTTTTTGGACAAGGAGACCATCTGCTTGAAATTATTGAATTGGTTTCCTATATTCTTCTGTAAAAAACTACttagaagaaaataaataacagcTTTCTTCTTGTTTAATACTATTACCCAAATTTCCCatattttcacaatattatatttttaaatatttaccaCAAAGGCCTAAAGGCATATTGACCAACATATGTAGATAAATTGCATACCCCCTTTGTTTAAATCTGATTGCctgaaaaaatataacaaatggTCACAGATACATCTGACTACCACAGGATAAAATAGAAAAGTAGAGGTTTAGAGCCTATGAGAAACAGAATAGCAACAAAAGTGATAAACTATGGCTCCCTccgaaaaaaaatgtgaaaaatgaaaCCCTACAAAGGTCTGCCAGAGGTCACTGAAACATCGACCTTTGTCCTGGTTCTTATCACAATGGCTTTTGTCCACAAACCGCCCAGCCAACAACTAATATATCCCTTTAAATGTGTAATATATATCGAAGTAAATTACACAGAAAACCTACCGGtttttgatataatttatgcaaaccGACATGCATCTATTTTCGTCACACAAGATATCCAGAATCGTAGACCTTTGTCAAGAATTTCTGGCATTCGCCTTTGGTTTCTGATAAGTCTTCGATGGTCATATTTGACTCCAgacaatttaattttatttcaacgCGTGCCATACAAAATTCATGACGACATGTTGTGTCTAAGTTCAAACGCAACACTACCTAAAAAGAGTGCCATTTGTGCCTTTAATTTCACTTCCCAAcagagtgaatgaatgaatgaaacatcGTGCTATTGTGCAGAACCCCCTTTGCCCTGTCCTATGTTCTTTGCCTGAAAAGAGAACATTTACCTGATGAAAAGACAACATCGAGTGATGGTCGTTTCCCTTGTCGTCGTGCGAGGTGATCTCGAAACTTGGATTCAGACCTGCATTATGGTATGTCTTCGTCCCTGGTAGCGAGGTACTACGTGTAAATTTTGAAGGCGATATAACAGGATGTTGATGATGGCCTGTCTTTTTCATGGGGGATATTGGGCCAGGGTTCATTGAAGGACCAGGAGCCGACCTCCGTTGGGAATGTGGGCCACCAACAGTCCCCCACGGTGAAGTCTGTACATTTTGGTGATTTGCCCAGGCTGGTTGTTGCGGCTGTGGGTTGCTCCAATTTGTGTACTGCTTGCTGGGCTGCATGTAGATATTTGCGGGTTGTTGCATTATAGCTTGTTGACTCGTTGAAACAGGGAAAAGATTCTGTTGTGTCGGCTGAGTTCGCCGTTGAGCTTGCGGCTGATGATGCTGCGGATTCTGCTGCTGGGGATGACTTATCTGAGGAGCCATGGATGTATTAAACATTGGCCCTGGCGCAGGATTAGGAGGAAAGTTCTGAAACTGAACGGCACCGTTCATCGTCGGTATCCCTTGCATAAATGTATCGTCAACTGACGCTGTTGACCAGAAACTTGGAGCCAGTGCAGCGTTACCGGCGTCCTGAAATCCCAACTGCAATGGCGAATTTGACGACGTCGCTGTTTCAACTTGTATGCTCTTGATCTTGTCTTGAACAGTAACGGGACTCGAACCCTCTGATTTTGACTTGCCTAACGGTGACAAATCTTCTGAATTATCTGAACTATGATCCACACCTGGTGATAGTTGTTGCGGCTGCTGTTTCCCAGCAGTTTTCTCTGCCAACATATCATCTTGCATGGTAGGGGATTCTGAAGAAAACAAAGACGTCGTCGTGTTCAGGCTGTTGTAGAACTCAATCGGTGACAAAGCCCTTGGATTACTCGTATTGAGTCCAAAACCGTAATCCCCCATTTAGCGATAACAGTCCTTACTTGGTGTGTGGATTGTGCTGCCTTTAACCTCTCCGTCGGTCAAAATTTCGACCCAAATTTTATGATGAGACAGGAGCTCCCAGACCTTTCCACACGTAGTCTCGCGTAAATGCCGTCTGCACTGCTGGTGCATGAAGTGAGTTCCTTATTTAGCCTTCAGTGTCAAGATACCCGACTTGCGTAATAATATGCATCGAATCAGGAAGTGGCAATTTTTTTACATACAAAGATAAATATTGTTACTAAATAACGGATTTTTGGATGTAGATCATCTGTTCAGttttaaaaattataattttggaATCAAAAAATATTCTATAGGTagaattttgtgaaaatttggaaaatattgTTGGCGATGACGAGACATGGGGTGCCATGAAACTGCTGGGTTATTTACCGGGTCATGTTGATACTGGTCATGTGCTCTGAAACGACACTCGGTTGGTGGCGTTGACACATTTTTAATGTTCTACCATATTTTTATCTCTTCAAACTAGTATGAGTAAAAAACCCCGAGTAAAACAGTTGAAACCGTCAAATGTGTCCTCTAACCTGAttacatttaaataaatttaGCAGCATAaataattattggtatttcaaaattaacacagatagatagatgcaTCATAATAGAtagatcgatggatggatggatagataatatttttttgttataattgtacCAGCCCGTCCAGTGCATCATGGGCGAATAAATAAATAGCCGGAGCAATTCAATCAACAAATTCGATTAGGTAAACAGAATCTACAGCTGTGAACCGTTTTGTATTTCGcacattttcaaaagatataTTCAACGAGCAGCTGGTCGGCTTGACAACTGTCAATAATTAACATTTTGATGCAAATGTAGGGGCTATTCGTCTGGTAGGTTTTGCAAAAGCATTGTAGTGTTGACATTGAAAGGCTTGGGTCTGTAGATAATTCTGTTTTTTAGGTGTATTCACGTATAATGTAACATGAAATCGAAAACAAgtcaactactactactactagtagtagtagtactactactcgTACTACTAAAACTTTGCGACCCCTGAAGATCCATAACCTTTCACCTTAGCGACCTGTCGTCGCGATTGATGGATCAAACCATGAAAGAACATATAGAAGACGGGGTTTGGGCTACTATTCTTGGCATTGCGACAGGACAAAACTATTTTTCGAAAaatcagaattttatttttcaattccTATTCGATATAAATTTCTATTGATGAAGCATTCAATGATTATTTAAAAGTAAACAACAGTTCATTGTCATGAATTATTTCCAACCTTTGTAAGTTTACATACGGAAACGCCCCTTTCCAGAATAGCACCGTCCACATAAGGTTCCTTCGACGCCATTTTGAAGTTCGACACACTTCCGCGTTTTGATGGTCG
It encodes the following:
- the LOC144446476 gene encoding cytoplasmic polyadenylation element-binding protein 2-like isoform X2 → MGDYGFGLNTSNPRALSPIEFYNSLNTTTSLFSSESPTMQDDMLAEKTAGKQQPQQLSPGVDHSSDNSEDLSPLGKSKSEGSSPVTVQDKIKSIQVETATSSNSPLQLGFQDAGNAALAPSFWSTASVDDTFMQGIPTMNGAVQFQNFPPNPAPGPMFNTSMAPQISHPQQQNPQHHQPQAQRRTQPTQQNLFPVSTSQQAIMQQPANIYMQPSKQYTNWSNPQPQQPAWANHQNVQTSPWGTVGGPHSQRRSAPGPSMNPGPISPMKKTGHHQHPVISPSKFTRSTSLPGTKTYHNAGLNPSFEITSHDDKGNDHHSMLSFHQDHNSQTYDSMKFPALEHHLMDIMRTPAEHPDNHLRVSLVPSHWQLLLDSSRVKPQSRSPFFPGDDSYLDDGHGSDQIVPSLNSPSRGSPKSNNSDYPGERYSRKVFVGGLPPDIDEEEITASFRRFGSLVVDWPHKAESKSYFPPKGYAFLLFQDERSVQELIDACIKDGDKLYLCVSSPTIKDKPVQIRPWNLADSDYVMDGSQPLDPRKTIFVGGVPRPLRAVELAMIMDRLYGGVCYAGIDTDPELKYPKGAGRVAFSNQQSYIAAISARFVQLQHGDIDKRVEVKPYVLDDQMCDECQGARSGGKFAPFFCANVTCLQYYCEQCWATIHSRAGREFHKPLVKEGADRPRTMPFRWC
- the LOC144446476 gene encoding cytoplasmic polyadenylation element-binding protein 2-like isoform X1, producing the protein MGDYGFGLNTSNPRALSPIEFYNSLNTTTSLFSSESPTMQDDMLAEKTAGKQQPQQLSPGVDHSSDNSEDLSPLGKSKSEGSSPVTVQDKIKSIQVETATSSNSPLQLGFQDAGNAALAPSFWSTASVDDTFMQGIPTMNGAVQFQNFPPNPAPGPMFNTSMAPQISHPQQQNPQHHQPQAQRRTQPTQQNLFPVSTSQQAIMQQPANIYMQPSKQYTNWSNPQPQQPAWANHQNVQTSPWGTVGGPHSQRRSAPGPSMNPGPISPMKKTGHHQHPVISPSKFTRSTSLPGTKTYHNAGLNPSFEITSHDDKGNDHHSMLSFHQDHNSQTYDSMKFPALEHHLMDIMRTPAEHPDNHLRVSLVPSHWQLLLDSSRVKPQTRTYGRRRGRSPFFPGDDSYLDDGHGSDQIVPSLNSPSRGSPKSNNSDYPGERYSRKVFVGGLPPDIDEEEITASFRRFGSLVVDWPHKAESKSYFPPKGYAFLLFQDERSVQELIDACIKDGDKLYLCVSSPTIKDKPVQIRPWNLADSDYVMDGSQPLDPRKTIFVGGVPRPLRAVELAMIMDRLYGGVCYAGIDTDPELKYPKGAGRVAFSNQQSYIAAISARFVQLQHGDIDKRVEVKPYVLDDQMCDECQGARSGGKFAPFFCANVTCLQYYCEQCWATIHSRAGREFHKPLVKEGADRPRTMPFRWC